From the Psychrobacter sp. P11F6 genome, the window CAATGCAACTGGCTATCATACAACGGTGGGCAATCACGCAGAGCTAATGGCAGATGCGGCTGAGACGCGCAAACGTATGATTGCCGACTTTGATGCAGCGACCGATCATATTCATGTACTGTATTATATTTGGCTAATCGATGGTATGGGAATCGATACTGCTCAAGCGCTCATACGAGCGGCAAGGCGCGGCGTCATCTGCCGAGCAATGGTTGACGGTATGGGCTCACGAAAAATGGTCGGCTCAAAGATATGGCAGGAAATGATAGAAGCTGGCGTACAAGTCAGTGTTGCCCTACCAATTAGTAATCTTTTAAAGGTACTCATGTTTAGCCGGATTGACTTGCGAAATCACCGCAAGATTACGGTTATTGACGGCAAAATCGGCTACTGTGGCAGTCGCAACTGCGCCGATCCTGAGTTTCGTGTAAAGCCAAAATTTGCGCCGTGGGTAGACATTATGCTGCGGGTCGAAGGACCAGTGGTGGCACAGAATCAGATGTTGTTTGCCAGTGATTGGCTGACTGAAAATCCTGATACGCCGCTTGACAGCTTTCCTTATTTTATTGACCCTCAACCAAAGCGACAAAAATCCCCACAGCCAGAAACTGAGGAGCCTTTACCAATAACATCACCGCCAAATGGCTTTGCTGCACAAGTTTTTTCTGATGGTCCTACACAACGACGCAGCACCACGCCACAATTTTTAGGTGTCTTAATTGGTCAGGCAAAACGAACCCTGATTATCTCAACGCCTTATTTTGTGCCTGATTATTCGCTCGTCAGCATTTTGTGTGCGACCGCTTATCGCGGTGTACAAGTAACCATGATTTTCCCAAAAAATAACGACTCAATAGTCGTGGCTGCTACCAGTCACAGTTATTACTGGCAGCTGCTTGAAGCGGGGGTCAATATTTACGAATATAAACCCGGTCTATTACACGCAAAAACCTTGACCATCGATGGCGAAATCAGTCTGATCGGCTCAACCAATTTAGACTTGCGTAGCTTTGATTTAAACTATGAAAACAACATTGTGTTTAGCGATAAAACGCTCACAGCGGCCATCGTTGAGCGACAATACCAGCATATCGCTGATTCTGAAGAGGTCACTCGTGAGCAAGTTGAAAACTGGCCGTTATCTTATAAAATCTGGAATAACATTGTCGCCACGATGGGACCTGTTTTATAACCCATTATTAGGGCGTATCCTCAATTCAATTGATCATATCTAAACGGGCTAATGACCTTAAGCCATTCTATTCAGCTGCTGTCTTCTGCAAAATATAAACGACAAACTTAGCTTGTGTCGTAAAGGATTCTGTTTCGACCGCTGCTAGTAGCGCCTGTCTTTTTTCACTAAGCGCGCGATAAGCATAAGGCGTCATGGTCATCAAATCAGCCAAATCAGCGGCTGACAACGTCATCTCGGTACTGACATGCTCCGTACCCATTAGCGTGAAATATGGAGCCAATTCATGCAAAAACTTATCCGAATCATGCTCGCGGACGTTGTCAAATAACGCTTCGCGCATCGTCGCTAGATGCCCGATACCTGGCTTGGCAATGATTAAATAACCGTCTTCAGTCAATACCTCATTGAACGCGTCTGGCAAGATAGGGCTAAAAATACTGCTAATACCCTTTATGCTATGCGCGCGTAACGGCAAATGGGCAGCGCTGGTAACAAGCGGATAGATGACTGCCGATTTGGCTGTCGCATTAGTAACACTGTCTTTAGCTTGCTGATACCAAAGACGCCCCGCCGCTTTGCTTGTTTTCGCAAGCTCTACCACAGCTGGTTTACTGATATCTGCGGCGATGAGAGTATCCATGCCTGTCTGTGCCATTGCCTGCGTGTAATATCCTTCACCGCAGCCAATATCCAACCAATTGATTGCCTTGCTATCCTTTTTAGTTATCGGCTCAATTGCTGACTTAGCCACTAAATCAGCGACCGACTCATTTTTCGCCAACAATTCCCTCACTTTTTGGCAAATAAGCGTCTGCAATGGCTGATAATGTCTGGCGTTTAAAAACCGTTTGCGCGCCTCGATTGATTGCTGGCTATCGCCCGGTGCTTTAGATTTTTTTTGTTGCACGGGTAATAAATTAACATAACCCTGACGTGCCACATCAAATGGATGAGCGGTTTGTTTTGGGTGCAAGCTGCCATCGCAGCGCCACGTATTTGCGGCAGGCTGTAATGGTGATTGGCAAAGGGGACAAATAAATAAGCTCACAAGTATCTCAACGTCATCGCAATATGGCTGCCATTTTAACAAAATTCAGGCTTACTGCGTGATAAAAGGCGCGATAAACAATGCAGGAAAGAAAATGCGAAAAACAAACTATCAGCAACCAAACTGTTAGCAACAAAAAAAGCCACCTCAACTAAAGTGAGATGGCTTTTGCATACAAGATATTCATATTAATGTTCGAGCGATATGGCTGTGTTAACGCAGTTTTAAGGTCATGAGCCCAAGGATGACGAGAATAATGGCAATAATCCAAAACCTTGCCACCACTTGCGTCTCTTTCCAGCCAATTTCTTCAAAGTGATGATGCAATGGTGCCATTCGAAAGACGCGCTTTTTACGCAGCTTATACGAGCCAACCTGTAGCATGACCGACAGTGCTTCGGCGACAAATAGACCACCCATAATAGCAAAAGCGATTTCTTGACGGGTCATAACGGCGATCGTACCGAGCATCGCCCCGAGAGCAAGCGCCCCCACATCGCCCATAAATACTTGGGCTGGATGGGCGTTGAACCATAAAAAACCAAGCCCTGCACCAATCATCGAACCACAGACAATGAGAACCTCGGAGTTATAGGCAATATAAGGCACATGCAAGTAATCAGCAAAGCGTACATCACCTGATACATAAGCCATCGCGCCCAAACCTGCCGCGACCAAGACCACGGGCAAAATAGCTAAACCATCCAAGCCATCGGTTAAGTTGACGGCGTTAGAAGCACCATTAATCACAAAGTAGGTAAAGATAATAAAGCCAATACCAAACGGCACTGCCGAAAAAGGAATCATCCAATCTTTGAAAATCGGTAGCAGCAAATCCTGCATCTCATGCGTGGTCGCGATATCTGGCTGCAAGGTGGCGATATAATACAAAGACACACCGACGAACAAAGCACCCATAGAGAGCCAAAAATATTTCTTGCGAGCAATTAAGCCTTTGGGATCTTTATACTTAATTTTTAGCCAATCATCTGCCCAGCCGACCGCGCCAAAGATAATCATGACAATGAGCAAAATCCAAACGTACGGATTATTCAAACGTGCCCATAGTAAGGTGGACACGCCAATCGCACTTAAAATCAGCACTCCACCCATGGTCGGCGTACCAGTTTTCGCCAAATGCGATTGCGGGCCATCATTGCGAATCGCTTGACCATATTTCAGTGCACGCAGACGTCGAATGACACGCCCACCAAAAAACATGCTAAATGCGAGGGCGGTAATGACCGCGAGTAACGCTCGCAGTGTCAACGAAGAAACCGCAGAAAACGGCGTGTAATACTGGCCAAGCCAGCCAAACAACCAAACTAACACCGCCTACTCCTCGATTAGCGCATTGATAAGGGTTTCCATTTGCATGGAACGAGAACCTTTAAACAGCACCGTACAAGGCTGCGCCTGCTGCGCTTGCAAATACGGCTTCAAATACGCCAATAAACTGTCTTTATC encodes:
- the cls gene encoding cardiolipin synthase, whose product is MLLDIFLTVHFMLLILISLRVLARHDLTSPARLAWLVILFILPYLGVVIYWMFGEVHLGRDFTRKRKEIIDKLSAHSPEVLGDDIALSEAIKPEYQAAFAYSANATGYHTTVGNHAELMADAAETRKRMIADFDAATDHIHVLYYIWLIDGMGIDTAQALIRAARRGVICRAMVDGMGSRKMVGSKIWQEMIEAGVQVSVALPISNLLKVLMFSRIDLRNHRKITVIDGKIGYCGSRNCADPEFRVKPKFAPWVDIMLRVEGPVVAQNQMLFASDWLTENPDTPLDSFPYFIDPQPKRQKSPQPETEEPLPITSPPNGFAAQVFSDGPTQRRSTTPQFLGVLIGQAKRTLIISTPYFVPDYSLVSILCATAYRGVQVTMIFPKNNDSIVVAATSHSYYWQLLEAGVNIYEYKPGLLHAKTLTIDGEISLIGSTNLDLRSFDLNYENNIVFSDKTLTAAIVERQYQHIADSEEVTREQVENWPLSYKIWNNIVATMGPVL
- a CDS encoding putative RNA methyltransferase translates to MSLFICPLCQSPLQPAANTWRCDGSLHPKQTAHPFDVARQGYVNLLPVQQKKSKAPGDSQQSIEARKRFLNARHYQPLQTLICQKVRELLAKNESVADLVAKSAIEPITKKDSKAINWLDIGCGEGYYTQAMAQTGMDTLIAADISKPAVVELAKTSKAAGRLWYQQAKDSVTNATAKSAVIYPLVTSAAHLPLRAHSIKGISSIFSPILPDAFNEVLTEDGYLIIAKPGIGHLATMREALFDNVREHDSDKFLHELAPYFTLMGTEHVSTEMTLSAADLADLMTMTPYAYRALSEKRQALLAAVETESFTTQAKFVVYILQKTAAE
- the mraY gene encoding phospho-N-acetylmuramoyl-pentapeptide-transferase — protein: MLVWLFGWLGQYYTPFSAVSSLTLRALLAVITALAFSMFFGGRVIRRLRALKYGQAIRNDGPQSHLAKTGTPTMGGVLILSAIGVSTLLWARLNNPYVWILLIVMIIFGAVGWADDWLKIKYKDPKGLIARKKYFWLSMGALFVGVSLYYIATLQPDIATTHEMQDLLLPIFKDWMIPFSAVPFGIGFIIFTYFVINGASNAVNLTDGLDGLAILPVVLVAAGLGAMAYVSGDVRFADYLHVPYIAYNSEVLIVCGSMIGAGLGFLWFNAHPAQVFMGDVGALALGAMLGTIAVMTRQEIAFAIMGGLFVAEALSVMLQVGSYKLRKKRVFRMAPLHHHFEEIGWKETQVVARFWIIAIILVILGLMTLKLR